The sequence ATCGGCCTTTGCCCACAAGGGCGGCATCCATGTCAGCGCCGTGGAGCGCGAGCCCAAAACCTACGAGCACATCGACCCGGCTACCGTGGGCAACAGTCGCCGCATTGTAGTATCTGACCAGGCGGGGTTGAGCAATGTGCTGGTAAAGGCGCGTAGCTTTGGACTCACCCTCGATCGCACCGATCCGGCCTCGCGCCAGCTGCTCTCTCGGCTCAAAACCCTAGAGCACGAAGGCTACCAGTTTGAAGCCGCCGAAGCGAGCTTTGAGCTGCTGATGCGGGAGGCGCTGGGCGATCGCCCCCAGTTCTTTGACCTCAAGGGCTTTTATATCAACTGTCAGCACCAGGGCAACGGTACAGAGCACAGCAGCCAGTCGCTGGCCACGATTAAGGTAACGGTCGGTGAAGAAGAAATTTTGGCGGCTGCCGAGGGCAACGGTCCAGTAGCAGCGCTAGATACAGCCCTGCGAAAGGCACTACGGACGTTCTATCCGTCGATCGCCAACTTTCACCTGTCAGACTATAAAGTGCGCATTATCGATAGCGGTGCAGGCACGGCAGCCAAAACCCGTGTGCTGGTGGAGTCGAGCAACGGTGCCCAGCGGTGGACCACCCTGGGGGTCTCAACCAACATCATCGAGGCGTCATACCAGGCGGTAACAGAGGGGCTAGAGTATGGGCTCATGCTAGAAACTGCCCGCCCTCATTGTGCCTTGGCCCCCAGGGCCAGTCTCTAACCCTGACTCATACCCCTTGCCCCCTCGGGGGAGGGATAGGGTTGGGCCAAACTAAAGTTAAAAAGAACCCTGCCGAATCTTAAATTCAGCAGGGTTGATGCTCAGCGAATCATCAGGAGAACTTAGCGCTTTTCAATGCCTTGGTTGGGGGCACCCTCTACGCCGGTGTTAGCACTGCCGCCTTCGGGCTGCGCTTCATCTTTGCCATCACCCTTCTCATACATACCGGTATGGCGCTGCATTGGGTCGATGGGGGTGTTGTAGCCATCTTTGGCTTGAGCATCTTGCTCTTGCGTACGATCGCTTTCGTTTTGGTTAGCCATAACTAACGTCTCCTAGATGAGTTATACGCTCATCATAGAAAGCTCTTAAACTTAATCACCCTACCCCAGGGCACACCTGAGCTGGGTGGACGGGGAGAGATTGGCAGGCGAGAAGATCAACCCCAAGGCAGAGCGTTGAAGGACCACGGCCTTCCTGATAGCGAATGGGTAGGCGCGAATGACGTTCGCGCCTACCCATGACCGAGATAAACCTGGGATCGATGACAGTTGGGCTAGGTTAAGCCGCTTGCAGCAGCGCCTGAATCGATGTTTTCTCTAACAAACCCGCCAGTGAGCCATCTTGACGCACCACCGCCAACGCCTGGAGTTTTTGAGTTTCTAGGGTTTGCACCACCTCTAGCAGAGGGCGATCGGCAACCACCGTAGCAATGTCAGCGGCAGAGGTCATCACGGCAGACACAGAGGTGTTAGCCCACTGGTCGCGGGGCACCTGCTTGAGTGCATCGACCAACACGGTGCCCACCAGAGCACCACTGTCATCGGCCACCAAAAACTTGCGCCAGGCCGAAGGGGCCGCCAGCAGGGCATCGTCAGCAAAGTCGCGCAGCGACAAAGAGGCGCGAATCACCGGGCTATCTTGCACCACGGCATCGGCGGCAGTCAAACCGGTCAGACGGCCCTGAACTTCGCCAAACTGAGCGGTGCGGTTGGCGTTTTGTAGCATGAACAGACCAATCAACAGCGTCCAAATGCTGCCAACGGGGCTCAGACCGACAATGGAAGCGGCCCCGAGGGCGATCGCCGTCCAGCCAATTACCTGGCCCACTCGGCTAGCAAACACCAGGCCTTTGTAGGGCTGGCCAGTAATTTGCCACACCAGCGCCTTCAGCACGTTGCCACCGTCTAGGGGCAACCCCGGAATCAGGTTAAAGGCACCCAAGGCCAAATTGATGTAGGCCAACAGCGCCACGATACCGGCGATTGGGCCAGCCAGCGGTAGCACCTGCCCAGCGGTGAAGAACAGCCCAAACAGCGCAAAGCTGACCAGGGGACCAGCGATCGCCACCCAAAACGCCCCCTTAGGCGTTGCCGACTCTTTTTCTAAAGCCGCCAAGCCACCAAACAGAAACAGGGTAATCGAATTGACCCCAATGCCTTGGCGCAGGGCTGCAAAGCCGTGTCCCAACTCGTGGGCCAGCACCGAGGCAAACAGCATCAGCGCTGAAGCCAACCCCAACACCCAGGGCAACGACCCACCCAACTGGGGAAACGCCGCCGCCAAGCCACTGCCATACTGCCAGGTAACTAGCAGCAGCACCAAAAACCAAGACACATTCACATAAAAGGGAATCCCAAACAGGTTCCCCACTCGTAAGTTGCCGTTCATTGGGCACCTCTTGTTAAAACCTAAAGACCAGGGATGCCAGTTTCGACAGGCTGCTTTCACCAGGCCGTCTTGAGGCGCTACCCCGCCCATGACCTCATTGTAACGAATTGTTAACGAGGCTCTAATCCATCCAGGGGGGTGAGAACCGAAGCATTGGGGGCGGGTTGACGCAGAAAACCGTCACAATTCACTCGCTGAGCTGTGCCCCATAGGCCAAAATTTCCCTGCCGATTGCCCCATAGTCTTGCCAACCCAGCTCAGCTTTAGGATCGTTGACATCGTAGACAGCGGTACCGGCCAAAGCCGCTTTTTGAAACACAGCGTAGCGGCGAATGCCACCGGCAAACAGCGGCAGCCCGGTCGAAGTCAGCATGGCCCGCACCTCGGCCCCAGCCCGACTGGGGTGAGGCGGAATCATGGTCAGCAGTATGCGGTAGGGGGCAATGGGCAGACCGGCCAGGTGTTCTACCATCAGCGTTAGGGCATCGAGAGCAAGGATGTCGGGGGTGGTGGGCAGCACCAGCAGATCGCAGGCAGACACCAGCAAGGCCAGATCATCGGCGATCGGGCGAGCCTGGGTATCGATCACGACGTGGCCGTGGGGGGTGGGCATGTCTTTAGCCTGCCACTGGTCAACCACTAAGAAAGGGAGCCCGCCCCGGCTAGCCCAGGCCAAAGCCGAGCGGTTGGGGTCAGCGTCAATCAGCAGAGTCTCGGCGTGGCCCTGCAAAAAAGCAGCCACGTGAATGGCAGTGGTAGTTTTGCCCACGCCTCCTTTAAAGCTGGCTACGGTCACAATCATGGAACACAATCATGAAATAAAAGCACTTGCGGAACTAATCGCGGAGCCTGGGGCAGAGACAAACTCACCAGCCGGGATGGACTGTCTAGCCACTATCACCGCCGCCTACCCACCAGGGCAATTTTCTGGGCGCTACCGAGCCGCCACTAGCACCACCCCAGCCATAATCAGCCCCATCCCCACCAGGCGAGCGAGGGACAGATCTTCTTTAAAAACGAATACCCCAATTATGACCGAGGCCACGTATATCAACGACGCTGAGGGCGCAGCCACGCTCAGATTCACCCGCGTCAGCAGCAGAATATAGACAATTGCCCCCAGGCCATAGGCCAAGAGCCCGACAATCAGCGTTGGCGTAGTAGCCATGCTCACAATTAGGCTCAGGGCATTGGCACTGGTCACCTGACCGAGCTGCAAAGCGCCTAGTTTTAGAAATAGCTGACCAAAGGCACTGGCTGCCACCGCCACTAACAGCAGGCCAAATTCTTGAATTGTCATGGCGGTTCCTTGGGGCAAACGACCGGGGGCAAACGACCAGGGCTAGGGGCGTATCTTACCGAACATTGGGGCCAGGGAAAACCTAAGCAGCGGCGGAGCCCGTTTACCCAAGCTAGGATAGAAGACACTCACTAGCCTCTCTAGTCCCTGAATTATGACTGGTAAAACTCTCCTGATCGGGCTGCGAGCCGACCAGTTTCGCCATCCCCTCGACCTAGAAGCGACCCGCGCCCTCAAGCAGCTACCGGGGCTAGATATGATGGTGCGCATGGCCCTTGCCCCCCTGGCAGAACGGTTCTTTCACCTCGACCATTTGGCCTCTAGTGTGCAGGTGAGCGATCGCCAGCTGCCCGATCTACACCAGTCGCTGGTCGAGGCCTGCCGCATTCTCGATCTTGAGGTGCCGCAGCTCTACGTGCGCCAAAACCCGGTGCCCAACGCCTACACCTTTGCCATGCGCGGCGAGCAGCCCTTCATCGTCATCCACACGGCGCTGATCGAACTGCTCACCCCCGCCGAAACCCAGGCAGTCATCGCCCACGAGCTGGGCCATCTCAAGTGTGAGCACAGCGTCTATCTCACCCTGGCCAACCTCATTACGATGGCGGCTAGCCAGTTGCCCCTAGGCGAAGTGCTGGCCCAAAATCTGCAAAACCAGCTAATGGAGTGGGTGCGCTGTGCCGAGTTTACCTGCGATCGCGCTGCTCTGCTGGTGGCCCAAGACCCCCGCACCGTGGCCTCACTGCTGATGAAACTCTGCGGCGGTTCTCCATCGTTGGTCAACCAACTCAATGTCGATGCCTTTATTGAGCAGGCCCGTGCCTACGATCATCTCAGCGGCGATGCCCTCGGCGATGCCCTCAAGCAAATTCGCACCCAGGGGCTGACTCACCCGGTCCCCGTACTGCGGGCTAGAGAAATCGATCGCTGGGCAAGCACTCAAGACTATTATGATCTAGTTAAACGGCCACCAGTTGAGTATAATGGAGCTGCATCCAAGGGCGGATGGCGGAATTGGTAGACGCACCACACTCAAAATGTGGCGACTTCGGTTGTGCGAGTTCGAGTCTCGCTCCGCCCATTAATTAAGCGATCGCAGCTTTAGCATTAGCACCCTAGGGTGATGAGCGCTCGATTGCTAGCGAGGTGCCGCAGCAGCAGCACCAGATTCAGCCGACGCAACCCAGCCCATCACCAGGGTCCTGTGTCACGCCAGTAGGGTGACTCGGGGGGTGACCAGCCGAGGGGCAAGCTGCCAGTGACCAACAATCCCTCAGATAAGTAAAAGCGCAACAGGCGCTCTGCACCGGGGTAAGCGGCAACGTCATCCCCCTGCCAAATCACCTTGGCAGTGCCGGTGAGGTAGAGCAGGTTGCCCCGCTCAAAATCAATGAATATCAGCCCGGCACGGGGGTTAAGCTCTAAGTTGCCAAAAGTGTTGAAGTGTAAATTGCCCGAAAAGTCGGGGATCATCAGCGTTTGGGAGCTATCAATACGCACAAAACCTGGCTGCCCACCCCGATGGGATACATCGACGCCGCTAGCGATCGTTGCTGCCTGATAGGCAGTGGCAATAAAAAAGGTATCAGCCGCCGCGATCATCGCCCGTTCTACATCGGTTAGAGCGGTTAGCGATCGCACAGAGGTCGCGATCGCCGCACCCGTCGATCGCGGCTCAAACCGCCGCATCTGAATATATTGAGGACAGTTGCCAAAGCTCTGCCCTACCGCTACGGTCATCCCCTCAGAACTCACCGCTGTCAGGGTGCCATTGATGCGGTTGCGGCGGCGGGTGTGCAGCTCAATGCCCAGCAGGCCAATGTCGTTCCCTTCGGCTAGGGTCTGGGCCAACGGGTCACCCACCAGGGGCTGCGCCGCCAGATGCAGGGTGCGCGCATCGGGAGTATGAATAAACCCCGGTTTTCCGACCAAGATAGAAGCCCAGGGTTGGCCACGCCGATCGACTGTGCCGACCAACACGTAGGCCAACTGGGCAAAAAACTCACGGTGCTGATCAGGCAGGTAATCGCGAATAATCTGCCGTCCCTGACGTTCAAGGCGATCGCGCACCCCCAGCCGCGTCTGAATCGCCCGTTCTCCGGCATGAAAAGGCGATTCAGCGTGAGACCAACCAGAATTTGCCATGGTGGTTACAGCCCTGCCATCGAGATAAACCCCGGGAGCTGCTTAATCCGCTCAATCCAGGCCAGCAGATGGGGGTAGGCATCGAGATCTAGGTTGCCGTCGCGGGCTAGAGCCACGTAGGGAAACACCGCCACATCGGCGATGGTGGGGCGGTCAAACTCTAGCCACGCTTGGCGACTCAGGTGTTGGTCGAGACTGGTAAGAATGTGAGCGGCCTTGTGGTGCGATCGCTCAATATTGATGTCACCCATCTTAAACAGATGGTAAAGCCTTGCTGCTTCAGGCCCCTGGCGCACTTCGCCAGCGGCCGTCGAGAGCCAGCGCACCACCTGCGCCAGCGGCAGAGCCTCGGTGGGCAGCCAGGCATCACCGCCATACTGACGCGCCAGGTAAACCAAAATAGCCTGGGCATCGGCCAAGACAATGTCGCCATCCACCAGCAAGGGCACCTGGCCAAAGGGGTTGAGGGCGAGAAAATCGGGAGCTTTGTGAGCCCCCTGCATCAGGTCAACCTTGACCCATTCGTAGTCGAGGCCCAACAGCTCTAGAAAAAGACGCACCTTGTAGCTGTTGCCCGAAAGTTCGTGACCGTAGAGCTGAATCATGGTTTGCGTCTCACTTGGTTAAAGGGTTAGTCAAAGGAACTGGGGTGCATCTCGAATTTGCCAATTCATGGCAATGACGGGCAGATCGCCTGTCATTGCTCTGAAACGGGAATCCATTCGAGAGCCATGATGGGCTAGTGGATTACAGGTTCATGAACAAGGCTGGCTAAGGCCTAAGTCTGGGCAAAAAAATCGAGTAGCGCCGTTGAAAACTGGTCTGGGGCATCTTGCTGTATCCAGTGAGATGCACCTGCTATTGGCTGAAATTGGGCACCAGGAATTTCGCGGGCTAGCTGTTGGCCATCCGCTGCTTTTTGCCAGGGGTCATCCATGCCCCACAGCACTAGGGTGGGGGCGGCGATCGCACCATGGCGGTCAACCAACGCCATAGTCTGGTTAGCGTTGAGGGCCGACGCATTGCGCAGCAGGCTTAACTTGCCTTCCTCGCTGGCCCAGGGGGCGATCATGCCAGAGCGAAACTCTGGGGTGAGCCGCTGGGGGTTAGAGAGCCCTGCCGCCAGGCTGTCTTCTAGGGCTTGCACCAGATCGGCCACCGAGCGAGGCTGCCACCGCAGCGGATGGCCAAAGTCGAGCATGTCGTCATCAAAGCGGTCGTAGCAGACTGAGTTAGTAACAACCAGACGGTTCACCACCTGGGGATGCTCAATCGCCAAAATCAGCGCCACCGCCCCGCCCGTGTCGTGGCCTACCACCTCGACCCGCCCTAGGCCCAGGGCCGACAGCAAGGCCACAATCATGTGCGCCTGGGTCTGAAACGATCGATCAAAGCGATCGCGGCGATCGGACCAGCCGTGGCCGAGCAAGTCTGGGGCCAACACCCGATAGCCAGCCGCAACCAGGGGCGGTATGACCCGGTGGTAGAGATAGCCCCAGGTGGGAATACCGTGCATCAACAAAATAGTGCCGCATCGGGCCATGCCTACATCCACATACCGAATGGTGACGGGAATATGGGCGACGGCACCAGCCGGCAATACGATTTCCTGCTGGCTCGCCTTAAACGCTTGCCAAGTGCTCCAATCCTGAGGGGCTAAGGGCAAGTCAGCTTGAGAGGATAAATCATGAGACATCAGAACACACCTCCGCAGAAAGTACCGAACGTTCGGTACACAGCTATTGTACTGATCGTTCGGTATAATGTCAACAGGCGAAACTATTTTCTTGGAGACGCGCGGTAATGCCTAAGCCAACTGTGGCTAAGCAAACCTACGTGCCGCCCCTGCTCGACTTGTTTCGGCAGTACGGCTACGACGGGGTAAGCCTATCAAAAATTGCCCGGGCAACGGGTTTGGGTAAGGCCAGTCTCTACCACCACTTCCCCGGCGGCAAAGACGACATGGTCGAAACGGTGCTCACCACGCTAGATCAATGGCTACAGGAAACATCACTGGATGCTTTAGAGGGCGAAGGAGATGCGCTGGCTCGGCTGACGCGCATGGGCGATCGCATCAGTACCGCCTATAGCCACGGCGAAAAACCCTGCATGCTAGCGGCGCTGATGCTGGGTTCGGCCAAAGACGTCTTTCAGCCCCAGGTGAAAGGGATGCTAGAGCGGTGGATGGGGGCGATCGCCGCCGTTCTCACTGCAGGAGGTATGGAGGGAACCATGGCCCAGGCGCGCAGTGAAGAAGCATTAGTGGCCATTCAGGGAGCGCTGGTTATGGCGCGGGCGTTAGACGATGCGGCGGTGTTTGAGCGCACCATGCAGCGCCTGCCCGAGCAGCTTTGTCGCTAATTGCCCCCGATTTGGTATCAGGCATTTGCCCGCTGCAAGCGAGCAATGAAGCGCAATAGGTTGCTGGCGCTGTGGTTAAAGTAATGTTCGGTAAGCGTATCTTCGCCGCCCCAAATGGGTATCCATCCGCCAATGCGAGTAAAGATGTCATACACAATAAAGCCTGCCACCTTGCCCCGTTTGCCGGTGGCGGAGTACAGCATTTGGCAAGGATAAGCAATATTGCCTATCATTAAGGGAATCATGCCAACAAAAAACGCCAGCCAAGGAATTTCTTTGCCCTTGGCAGTAGCTTGAACCATTCGAAAGCTTGTGTAGACGGTTCTAGAAACAGCCCCACCCAGTAGAATAACTAGCCCCAAGGTCAATTCGTCAATGTACCCTGCCAGATAGATCAGCGGAAATATTCCATACTCCACGATCTTGACGAAGACCTTCATCCCCAAGTGAACACCAAAATCACTGAGGTAATCAGTACCACTCTCTTGATCTAGGCGAGTGAACAAAAGTTCACATTCTTCGGCAGTTAGCTGTTGGCGATCGCGCCAAGCCTCAATGCGATCAGTGACATAATTGTGGGCGATTTGGGTGCGATACCGTCTTGAGAAAATTAGCTTAAATAGATTGCGAGCTAACCTTAAATAGGGAATTTTAAGGATTTTTTTAAGTATAGCTCGGGGCACATCCAGCAGCTTTTGGCTGCCTTTGACAATGAGCTGCTTGATAATGTGAAAAAACCAAAGTACAGGATGCTTCAGATACCGATCTGCCGCCGAGGAACTAATTTTTCCCTGCTGAACTTGAGCGAAAACACCTCGCTGCAAGCGATTGAGCGATCGCCACTGCTGCTGATGGTAGCCCAGCGCCTTGATATCATTCCAAAGCTGCTGATAAGCTTCAGCACCAAAGGTCTTTTCCATCTCAGGACCATGGCCATGGACGTAGCACGACAGAGTTTTAATGTCGGTATCATCAAATAGAAAAGTGCGGTATTGAATACATTTAGGCAAATAAAAGGTAAACAGAGTCAGCACATTTAAGGGAAACAGGGCAGGAACACCCGATTCCATATCAATCCAGACAACGGTGCGATCGCCGGTATCGCCATCGACAATTAAAAAGTTATTCAACGCTACGGGGTTTCCCTTACCGGCTTGCCACACCAGCCCGTCTAGCCCGGCCTCTACTAACCGCTGCTGGAGCGGTTTCATAATTTTGTCGGTGAGTTCTTTCACCTCTCGACTGCGCTCCACATCTAGGGAATGACGCAGGGCGGGGCTACGCCCAGGGATAAAGGCTGCATCCAGTTGATTCTGGCGCAGTTCCCGGTTGCGCTCAGCCCCGATTGCATTGGCAATTTTCAGCTTTTCTCCAAACCAATACTCCACCAAGCGCTCTAAAATTTTGCGGCGATAATAGGCACATTGAAGGACATCTTCATTCCAAATGTAGGGATTGTCGGCACCAAACAAAACGTAGTGAACAGCCGCCGCCAACGTATCCCCGGAAAATACCTTGCGGGCCACCGGTTGATTGTCGATCTCGATTAGAAAGACCTGCCCCGATCGGCCTGCCCCCAAAGATTTTGAATCGGATTGCTGATCTACGTGGGTCATGGAATCAGTTATAAAATCTGGGCCTAGTCTGGCCAGAGCTATCTAAAGCCAAAGTTCTTTAAAGCTAGCGTTTTCTCTATAGCCTACCCGAGTGCAGAGGCATCGCGTGCCCGACAGAATCGCTGTTTCGGCTTAAGGAAAGCACAGTTATAGCCATAGTCACTTGGGTTAGGACATCCAGAAACCCTAGAAACGTTCGAACGTTCTTAGGAGAAATGTCTTAACCGGACTGACTACGGCTATAAAACAACCAAATTCCCAAACCCCATCTTTCAAAAGGCCAACTCGGAGGGGCGCGTAGCATGCACCCTGCCAAATCAGGAGTTAGCAGGCAAAATTTGGTGTTAAGCAGCCGACAAATATCTTCCCCATAGTACTTAATTTGACCGCTAACCGCGTCCCACCCCAGATAGAGGACTGATACCCAAGCCGAATCCCATAACCCCGATTCCAAACCAGTGGCTTGCGTAGGGGCAAACGGTGTTTGACTAGCCCCCAAAAGGGCTTAGCCCCAAAATCGCTAGTCTTTGGCGTACCGCATCGGCTGGCCGTCTACCGAAATTAAGCAATCGAGCCGGATCTCAGTACCATCTTTGAGCCGCAGAAACTCGGCTCTGCCCCTCGTGAAAACATCAACAATTTGGCCCTCAACGGTGACCTCTGCCCCGGCTTCTGTTCGGTAGTGGATGGTGCAGGGGCGGCGACGGGTAGCCAACGCCTCTAGCTCGTCATGAAAGCTACAGCTCACCACCCGGTAGGCAGAGCTGGCTGGCACTAACACCGTTGTAATGTCGGTCGTGCCACTGAGCAAGCGGTGAACCGGGCAGCGATCGCCAATGTCGAGCAGCCGCTGGCGCTGCTCATCGGCCAGATTGCCCTCTAGGGTAAGGTGAGCCACAATCGCCGTTCGGTGCTCAACGGTCTGCGAGGCCACCGTCACCTGAACGCGATCGACCGGCCAGCCCTTGCGCTCGGCGTACATTTTGATAGTGATCGCCTTACAGCTGCCCAGCCCCGCCAACAGCAGCTCGGTGGGGGTTGGCCCCTGGTCGTCGCCGCCCAGATGGGTGGGCTCATCGGCAACGAGCTGAAACTGGCGGATAGTCACGGCTTGGCCGTAGCGCGATCCTTGGGATGAAACCTGAACTGAGGCCATAACCAACCTGTAAACCAGTGCTAGTGAGCGATCGCAGGTGATACAACCCGCGAGACGATCCGCACAGAGTCGGGATCAGCCCAAAGCACCAGTTTGGGGTCGTAGGGGCTGTTGAGGGAGGGGTGCTTGGGCAACATGCGTAGGGAAAGCCCCTGCAAGCCACTGGCGGTGTACTCCAGCTCTAGGGCGTAGATGCTGCGATCGCTCTCGTCTTGCCCCTGGTAAGCCATCGGCAGGGCCATTCCAGCATGAATTTCACCATCGACAGAGACCGTGCCCCGATACAGCTCGACCTGCACATCATCGGGGGTGAGGGCACCCAGACGCAGGGCAGCGGTTACTTTAAAGGGTTGGTTGACCTGGAGATCAGCGGTTTCGGAGATCGCCACTTCTTCAAACCGTGCATCGTACCAGTGGTCGATGAGTCGGGCCTGCCAGACGGCCAGTGCTTTGCCGGGGCCGTA is a genomic window of Nodosilinea sp. E11 containing:
- a CDS encoding site-2 protease family protein, with translation MNGNLRVGNLFGIPFYVNVSWFLVLLLVTWQYGSGLAAAFPQLGGSLPWVLGLASALMLFASVLAHELGHGFAALRQGIGVNSITLFLFGGLAALEKESATPKGAFWVAIAGPLVSFALFGLFFTAGQVLPLAGPIAGIVALLAYINLALGAFNLIPGLPLDGGNVLKALVWQITGQPYKGLVFASRVGQVIGWTAIALGAASIVGLSPVGSIWTLLIGLFMLQNANRTAQFGEVQGRLTGLTAADAVVQDSPVIRASLSLRDFADDALLAAPSAWRKFLVADDSGALVGTVLVDALKQVPRDQWANTSVSAVMTSAADIATVVADRPLLEVVQTLETQKLQALAVVRQDGSLAGLLEKTSIQALLQAA
- a CDS encoding ParA family protein, encoding MIVTVASFKGGVGKTTTAIHVAAFLQGHAETLLIDADPNRSALAWASRGGLPFLVVDQWQAKDMPTPHGHVVIDTQARPIADDLALLVSACDLLVLPTTPDILALDALTLMVEHLAGLPIAPYRILLTMIPPHPSRAGAEVRAMLTSTGLPLFAGGIRRYAVFQKAALAGTAVYDVNDPKAELGWQDYGAIGREILAYGAQLSE
- a CDS encoding EamA family transporter, whose translation is MTIQEFGLLLVAVAASAFGQLFLKLGALQLGQVTSANALSLIVSMATTPTLIVGLLAYGLGAIVYILLLTRVNLSVAAPSASLIYVASVIIGVFVFKEDLSLARLVGMGLIMAGVVLVAAR
- a CDS encoding M48 family metallopeptidase; the encoded protein is MTGKTLLIGLRADQFRHPLDLEATRALKQLPGLDMMVRMALAPLAERFFHLDHLASSVQVSDRQLPDLHQSLVEACRILDLEVPQLYVRQNPVPNAYTFAMRGEQPFIVIHTALIELLTPAETQAVIAHELGHLKCEHSVYLTLANLITMAASQLPLGEVLAQNLQNQLMEWVRCAEFTCDRAALLVAQDPRTVASLLMKLCGGSPSLVNQLNVDAFIEQARAYDHLSGDALGDALKQIRTQGLTHPVPVLRAREIDRWASTQDYYDLVKRPPVEYNGAASKGGWRNW
- a CDS encoding pyridoxamine 5'-phosphate oxidase family protein, producing MANSGWSHAESPFHAGERAIQTRLGVRDRLERQGRQIIRDYLPDQHREFFAQLAYVLVGTVDRRGQPWASILVGKPGFIHTPDARTLHLAAQPLVGDPLAQTLAEGNDIGLLGIELHTRRRNRINGTLTAVSSEGMTVAVGQSFGNCPQYIQMRRFEPRSTGAAIATSVRSLTALTDVERAMIAAADTFFIATAYQAATIASGVDVSHRGGQPGFVRIDSSQTLMIPDFSGNLHFNTFGNLELNPRAGLIFIDFERGNLLYLTGTAKVIWQGDDVAAYPGAERLLRFYLSEGLLVTGSLPLGWSPPESPYWRDTGPW
- a CDS encoding glutathione S-transferase family protein, with the protein product MIQLYGHELSGNSYKVRLFLELLGLDYEWVKVDLMQGAHKAPDFLALNPFGQVPLLVDGDIVLADAQAILVYLARQYGGDAWLPTEALPLAQVVRWLSTAAGEVRQGPEAARLYHLFKMGDINIERSHHKAAHILTSLDQHLSRQAWLEFDRPTIADVAVFPYVALARDGNLDLDAYPHLLAWIERIKQLPGFISMAGL
- a CDS encoding alpha/beta fold hydrolase, with the translated sequence MSHDLSSQADLPLAPQDWSTWQAFKASQQEIVLPAGAVAHIPVTIRYVDVGMARCGTILLMHGIPTWGYLYHRVIPPLVAAGYRVLAPDLLGHGWSDRRDRFDRSFQTQAHMIVALLSALGLGRVEVVGHDTGGAVALILAIEHPQVVNRLVVTNSVCYDRFDDDMLDFGHPLRWQPRSVADLVQALEDSLAAGLSNPQRLTPEFRSGMIAPWASEEGKLSLLRNASALNANQTMALVDRHGAIAAPTLVLWGMDDPWQKAADGQQLAREIPGAQFQPIAGASHWIQQDAPDQFSTALLDFFAQT
- a CDS encoding TetR/AcrR family transcriptional regulator; amino-acid sequence: MPKPTVAKQTYVPPLLDLFRQYGYDGVSLSKIARATGLGKASLYHHFPGGKDDMVETVLTTLDQWLQETSLDALEGEGDALARLTRMGDRISTAYSHGEKPCMLAALMLGSAKDVFQPQVKGMLERWMGAIAAVLTAGGMEGTMAQARSEEALVAIQGALVMARALDDAAVFERTMQRLPEQLCR
- a CDS encoding OsmC family protein: MASVQVSSQGSRYGQAVTIRQFQLVADEPTHLGGDDQGPTPTELLLAGLGSCKAITIKMYAERKGWPVDRVQVTVASQTVEHRTAIVAHLTLEGNLADEQRQRLLDIGDRCPVHRLLSGTTDITTVLVPASSAYRVVSCSFHDELEALATRRRPCTIHYRTEAGAEVTVEGQIVDVFTRGRAEFLRLKDGTEIRLDCLISVDGQPMRYAKD